One window of Deinococcus metalli genomic DNA carries:
- a CDS encoding N-acetyltransferase, translated as MTLLGLDSIAVPDVHPDAPLVGRKAKLSDIEAIHELIGYWAARGQMLVRSRSLLAETIRDFHLIFAEPHASRPGGLAGVCGLHLLAPDLAEVRGLAIHPNLQGRGLGKQLVAACEAEARAIDLPALFAWTYQQGFFERCGFTRIDKTNLHPKVWSECQRCAFFENCNEIAMHKQLG; from the coding sequence GTGACGCTCCTGGGACTGGATTCCATCGCGGTGCCGGACGTCCACCCGGACGCGCCGCTGGTCGGCCGCAAGGCCAAACTCTCGGACATCGAGGCGATCCACGAGCTGATCGGGTACTGGGCGGCGCGCGGCCAGATGCTGGTGCGCTCGCGCTCGCTGCTGGCCGAGACGATCCGCGACTTCCACCTGATCTTCGCCGAGCCGCATGCCAGCCGCCCCGGTGGACTGGCAGGCGTGTGCGGCCTGCACCTGCTGGCGCCGGACCTCGCGGAGGTGCGCGGGCTTGCCATCCACCCGAACCTCCAGGGACGCGGCCTGGGCAAGCAGCTCGTGGCCGCGTGCGAGGCCGAGGCGCGCGCCATTGACCTGCCCGCGCTGTTCGCGTGGACGTACCAGCAGGGCTTCTTCGAGCGCTGCGGCTTCACGCGCATCGACAAGACGAACCTGCACCCGAAGGTGTGGAGCGAGTGCCAGCGCTGCGCGTTCTTCGAGAACTGCAACGAGATCGCCATGCACAAGCAGCTGGGGTAG